The following is a genomic window from Candidatus Melainabacteria bacterium RIFOXYA2_FULL_32_9.
ATATCTATCAGAAGTGTGGAAAACAACATTATTCAAAATTTATAAAGGCTTAGAAAATCCACCATATAATTATTTTATTCATACATCACCAACACAAAAAAATACTGACAGATACTACCACTGGCATGTGGAATTAATTCCAAAACTTACAATCGCAGCTGGATTTGAACTTGGTACAGGTATGTATATAAATATTGCAATCCCAGAAGATTGTGCAGAATATTTAAGAGAGATTGCAGTAAAATAAATTTGGATTAAAATAGTATTATCTTATTTTCAAATAGAATATAAGTTTAAATATAATTAAGAAGAGGAAACATAAATGATAAACTCTGTTGTAATAGTTGGAAGGGTCGGTCAGGATCCTGAAATGAAATATTTTGAATCAGGGAAAGTTAAAACAGCATTTTCAGTAGCTGTAAACAGATGGTCAAAAGAAGGCGAGAAAACTGACTGGTTTAATATCGAATTATGGGACAAAAATGCTGAAGTCGCTGGTGAATATGTCCGCAAAGGCCGTTTAGTAGGAATAGAAGGCAAATTAGAAGTTAGCCAGTGGAAAGACTCTGAAGGAAATAAAAGAGAAAGATTTTTCATAAGAGCAAATAATCTGCGTCTATTAGGCGGCAAGAAGGAAGAAAGTTCAGCTGGATAATAACTATGAGTATAAAAATAGGTACAATTGGCATAATTGCTGATGATTTAACAGGTGCAAATGATACAGCCCTTCAGTTTCATTTAAGCGGGTGCAATACACAAATTTTACTTGATTATTCTACAATGCCTGAAGGAAAAGCAAACACTCAAGCCTGGGCAATAAGCACCGAAACCAGAAACATAAGTGCAGCAGATGCCACTAAAATTGTAACCAATGCTACAAAACTACTATTAGACAATTTAAATATAGAATACCTTTATAAGAAGATAGATTCTACATTAAGAGGAAATGTTGGACCAGAATCTTTGGCCGTTCTCAATGCAATGGGCTGGGATGCTGCAGTTATTGTACCTGCATTTCCAGCAGAAGGAAGAACTACCGTTGGCGGATATCACTTATTAAAAGGTGTTCCTATTGAGAGAACAGAAGTAGCAAGAGACCCTCAATCTCCTATATTCCAATCATATGTTCCTGCCCTGTTAAAACAACAAATAGAAAAACCTGAATTAGTTGATATGATTCAATTAGCTACAGTCATGAGAGGAGCAGGGCCTATTCTTGTAGAATTACAGGAATTGATTAAAAAGAATAAAAAATTAATTATAATAGATGCTGTTTCAACAACTGATCTGGAGCAAATAGCTTTAGCTATTCAAAAATCTAATTATAATATTTTACCCTGTGGCTCAGCAGGACTAGCTCAAGTCTTGACAAAATGCTGGTTGCCTGAGGTAAAACACCAACATATCACTAAAGTAATTCCTACTTTACCAATTTTTATAGTAGTTGGTAGCGCTACAGAAATTACAAAGACACAAATTAAGAAATTAATGGAGTCTGATGAATTTGAACCAAGCTTTATTGAGCTTACCCCGCAACAAGTGCTAACTGAACCTTCAGAAGAATTGGCTGACAGAATTATACACGACTTAGGGCCTGATGGTATTGTACTCGTACACTCTGCTCCATTAGAAGGTGATTTAAATGTCACTATGGAATATGCAAGCCAGCAAGGTATTCAGTCAGAAAACGTACCGGGCATTGTTAGCGACTTCCTCGCTAATTTAACCGAGAAAGTTGTAAATAAACACAGCGTAATTCTAGTTACTATAGGTGGGGAAACCTCATATAAATGCTGCAACGCCATACAAAGCAAACATCTTCAATTAATCGATGAGGTTGAACCTGCTATCCCATTATGCCTTGATCATGCAGCACAATGGATAATTACAAAATCAGGTAATCTTGGCACTCCAAATACTTTTATAAATATACTTAAATACTTTAAAAAACATCAAGAAACCAAGTAAACTGACAATACAAGATTTTTGCTATGATAAAATACAAAAAAATAGCTATAACTATAGGTGATCCAACAGGAATTGGCCCTGAAATTATCATAAAATCTATTAATTCATTAGATATACCTGCTAAAGAATATATTTTAATAGGTAATAAAGAAATATTCCATAAAGTATCATCTAAGATTAATCAACCATTACCAGATAACCTGGATATCATTGATATTCCGTGTGATATTTCTAAAATCTCAGCAGGACAACCAAATATAGAAAGTGGTAAACTATCTTATTTAGCACTTAAGAAAGCCTGTCAACTTGCTCAAAATAATGAAATAAGAGCTATAGTAACAGCTCCTTTATCAAAAGAAGCGATAAACATGGCAGGGTATCACTATTCAGGACAAACTGAGATTCTGCAAGATTATTTAGGAAATAAAAATGAACAGGCAGAAATGCTTTTTGTTGCCAGAGATTTCAGAGTATTGCTATTAACCAGACACATACCTCTAAAAGATGTACCTCAAGCTTTAACTCAGGATAAAATCATTAACACGATTCTGGCCCTAAATAAATCGCTTACAAAAGACTTTAATACAATAAAACCAAGATTAGCAGTATGCGGATTAAATCCTCATGCAGGAGAAAACGGTCTTTTAGGGACTGAAGAGCAAGAAATAATAATTCCTGCAATAAATAAGCTAAAAGAAAAATACAATATTAATATAGAAGGTCCATTTCCAGCTGATACTATGTGGAACAAAGCTGCTAAACCTTATATTGAAGAAAATCCACAACCATATCAGGCCTATGTCGCTTGTTATCATGATCAGGGATTAATACCAATAAAGCTCTTAGCAATGGATTTCACAGTAAATATGACTATTAATTTGCCTATTATAAGAACATCGCCAAGCCATGGAACTGCTTTTGACATAGCCAGCAAAAATATCGCCAATTACAATAGTATGAAAGAAGCAATTGATCTGGCATATAGCATAAGCGTTTAATATAACTTATACAATAAATTACTGCATCATTAGGAACTGTAAAGTCCTTAACAAACCCTGATACTGATATCTCTTATCCGATTTATCAGACTGTAATCGTACCCTTAGAATGGAGAGGATTCTATGCTGAAATGGAGCCTTGCTAAAGGCTGATCATCTTCTCTATTTGCTGCCAATCCAAAACCATAGTCAACTCTACCTGTAAGGTATTTTGTAAGATTGGCTCTTATACCAAGTCCAACGCTTGTTAGTGTTTGACTTGATCTTACATAGTCTTCAGGAAATGCTCCGGCTGTTTCTGCAAAAGCTACTCCCTGAATATTATCTCTTATTTTTAAATTACCTATTTTTTCGGGTAATAAAAATATAGGGACTCTTAATTCTCCGCCAAATAAATATCCATTATCTCCTGATAATATCCCTTCTGAATATCCACGAACTGAATAGGCCCCTCCAATTCCGTACTGTTCAGCTGATGGCAATTCATCATCTGCAAATTGGGTTGCTGCTTTAAGTATTAATAGTGATTTCTGGCCAAGTCTTTGTAACCTAATTAAACTGCCTGTATATTTATAGAATTTTTCTTTTCCCCCAAATAATTCAAGGCCTGTATGGAAGTCAGAATTATGCATCCATTGTCCGTATTTATCACGCTCTACAGCATTTAGAGAAAAGACTACGGTTCTAATTTGAGTGGAGGGTATTCCTAATACTTCAGAAAATGATTGTCCGTCTAAATAAGTGGTTATTTTTTTAGCGTTAAAGGATGCACTTGTGCCTAATGTAAACCTTTTGGTATTCACCATAGGCATTGATGCAAAACCAGAATAACTAAAAGATTTTCCTTCAATATTGAGATCCTTTAATACTCCTTTACTAATTCCAATACCACCATATCCAAATGCTCCACCAACCCTCAGTCCTGAATGGCCTACAGGAAGACTATAGCTTGTGGAAACTGTATTGGTGGATCTTGCTCTGCCATATGATGCAGTAAGTCTGTCTCTAAATCCTAAAACACTGTCATGTTGAACATTCACCCCGCCTTTTAGAACGCCTACAGTGTCTCTTCCTGTATTATCAAAATTGAACCCTAAATGGTATGGATTTCTTTCTTCAACTTCCAGAGTTATGTCTGATGTGCCAAATTCTTCACCTTTTCTGACTCGGGCTTTTAATTTAACATCATTCATCCTGTTAAAAGACAAAATATCTTTCTGTATCTCTGGAAGATAGATTATATCACCTTCTTTTTGCTGAATTGCTCCTTTAATATAACCTGCTCTAGTATGTTTATTGTCTTTTACTTGTAATTTTCCAAGTTTGCCTTCAATTACCTTAATTATTACGATATTATCCTGAACTTCCTGTGGGGGTAAGTAGGCAAGTGATGTAAGAACTCCAAAATCGTAATATAAGTTATTAATCTTGTTTACAACTTCTTTAATCTCGCTCAAAGTTAAATTCTTGTTTTCATATTCTGATGTTATATTGCTGATATCTTCATCTGTTAATAGGTCACCACCTTCTACTAGTATATGTTTTACAAAAATAGTAGGTGTAATAATTGATTCAATCTTACCTTCTACTGGTTTTTCAGGTTTAATATTTGATATTGGCTTGATATTGGGGTCGTCAATTTTTTCTTTATCTTCTGTTTTTTGATCCTCTTCCTTGATAGATTCTTTAATCAGGTTATCTAAAACAGTATCTTGTTTTGGAGCTGTAATGGCAGCGGCATCCGTTTCTGGTGATATGGGAATTGGTGCAAGCTGAGCAAAACAGCATTTATTAGATAAAATAAATGCACTGGCTAGAATAATACAGATAGATATAAAGTTAATTTTATATTTCAGCATTCTCAATTCTTGGTTTTGGCTTTAGTATCTTATTCGATGATGTAGTATTGACTTAATTTTGTCAACAATTAATCAGTTTAAAGTGAATTCTCACCTTATACTGATTAATTGTTTTAGTTAATTTCTTGAGATCTAATAATATTTTGCTGATTTTTTAAGACTAAGAGCCTGTCTGACTAAAAATATAAAAATCAGGCTATGATATAATTACAGGCTCGTCTTTTGGACTGCGGTTAAAGTTGCAAGCGGCTTGCTTGGCAAGGCGATTCAACTTTAACAAGACAGCTTCTAAAACAGCTTATGTTTTGAACAATTATCAGCATTTATAGCATTTTCAAAATTAACCAGTGTTGAACCTCCTTGATTTTTTCTTAATTCTTTGTCAAGGATATCCATTTTGTTTTCATTAGTTGTTACTATTGTCTTAATTTGCTTTAATTTTTCTTTTATATTTGGGTCTGATGCAATAGCCTGAAGGCCATGCCCTTCTTCTACGTGACTTATTTCGTGAGAAAGAACAGCAGCTAGCTCGGCTTCATTATCAAGCACACTTAATGTGCCTTTTGTTATAAGCACAAATCCGCCAGGAGTTGAAAAAGCATTAACTTCATTGGAGTTTAAAACAACAAATCGATATTTAATGTCAGGTCTCTGAGATATATTTTTTGCTATTGTTTCTCCAACATTACTAACATATTGATTAACCAGTGGATTTTTATAGTAATCATACTTTCTTATAAGTGTTAATGCTGCTTGAAAGCCTATTTCCTGTTCTTCTTCAATAGTAAATCCATATTTTTTGCATACTGCATCATACTTATTAGCTTCTGCATAGCAGGTTAAGCTTGAGAAAAATATGCAAGCAAAAATCATTAGTAAGCTAAATTTTAATCTATTAATTATCATTCTGGATTATAAACCTTATCTATGAGTTTCAGGAGTTGCCATTTCTGCTGAATCTTTATAGAGCTTATTTTTTACTTCTTTAGTTTCTTTTTTGA
Proteins encoded in this region:
- a CDS encoding 4-hydroxythreonine-4-phosphate dehydrogenase PdxA, whose protein sequence is MIKYKKIAITIGDPTGIGPEIIIKSINSLDIPAKEYILIGNKEIFHKVSSKINQPLPDNLDIIDIPCDISKISAGQPNIESGKLSYLALKKACQLAQNNEIRAIVTAPLSKEAINMAGYHYSGQTEILQDYLGNKNEQAEMLFVARDFRVLLLTRHIPLKDVPQALTQDKIINTILALNKSLTKDFNTIKPRLAVCGLNPHAGENGLLGTEEQEIIIPAINKLKEKYNINIEGPFPADTMWNKAAKPYIEENPQPYQAYVACYHDQGLIPIKLLAMDFTVNMTINLPIIRTSPSHGTAFDIASKNIANYNSMKEAIDLAYSISV